The Sandaracinus amylolyticus genomic interval GATCCGCGCCGCGAGCGCGTCGGGCTCCTCCACCGCCTCGCGCGCCAGCGTGATCCACGCGCCCTCGCCGAGCTCGGTGACGTGCTCCGCGAGCCGCGCGCGCACCGCGTCGCTCGAGATCACAGGTCGCTGCGCGCGGTGATCACGCCCGCGCGTGCGCCGCTCAGCAGATCGAGCAGCTCGCGCTCGATGCCGCGCGGCGCGCTCTCGACGATGCGCCCGACCTCGGCGCCGTCGCGCCGCACGACGATCGTCGGCACGTAGCGCAGCCCCAGATCTGCGGGGAGCTCCGGCGCGCGCTTCGCGCGATCCACCCCGACGAACGAGATCGTGAACGGATGCGGCTCGGGCGCGACCTCGAGCGCGCGGAACAGCCGCGTGATCTCGCGGCGCGAGTCGCCGCACCACGTGCCGAGATACACGTCGACGTGCGCGCCGGGCGGGACGCTCGCGAGGGCACGCGCGGTGTCTTCCTCGACGTCGGCGGACGCGATCGCGTCGCGCCACGCGGGCAGCGCGGCCTCGATCTCGGCGCGCGAGGTGGGCCCGACGACGTCGCCCGAGCGCGCGGGCTCCGGTGCCCGCGATGCCATCACCGCCGAGCCGCAGCCGAGCGCGAACAGGGACCCGACGATCACGAGAAGGCAGCGCACGTGGCGAAACGTAGGAGCCCCGCCCCGCTCGCCGCAAGCGTGCGGCACGATCCGGGCGTCGATCGCGCGATCGGTGTACGATGCGCGCTCCCATGAAGGCGCTGCTCCGCTTCCTCGAAGTCGTCCGGCGCGAGCTCGAAGCGGACGACGTGCGCGGCGAGATCGGAGGGCGCGACCCGGGGCCCGACGTCATCTGGGGGACGATGCCGGGCGGCATCCGCGTGGTCGCGGTGTACGACGCGCCGCCCGTGGAGCTCGACGACAAGCGGGTGAAGCTGCGCGCGCTGCTCGAGTCGTTCGCGAGCCTCGGCACGCGCGAGGAGGCGAGCCCTCCTCCGCCGCCGCGCGTGGGCGCGGGCCACGAGCTCGACGACGCGCTC includes:
- a CDS encoding thioredoxin family protein translates to MRCLLVIVGSLFALGCGSAVMASRAPEPARSGDVVGPTSRAEIEAALPAWRDAIASADVEEDTARALASVPPGAHVDVYLGTWCGDSRREITRLFRALEVAPEPHPFTISFVGVDRAKRAPELPADLGLRYVPTIVVRRDGAEVGRIVESAPRGIERELLDLLSGARAGVITARSDL